A DNA window from Streptomyces bacillaris contains the following coding sequences:
- a CDS encoding class I adenylate-forming enzyme family protein translates to MPSNETYVSQILQVISAEPEKVVLSWRDRTLTAAELTTLVRSAAQGLHQHAGGIDGGAVVAILTVTNTAPTLVLRYAANLAGATVVHLHTTNAVDPADHLAADAKLKVLRETGATYLAVDAENLAAARELRERLGTPLTLAALGDLGPDVLDLTAGDPDALAPDAVEIGPDRPAVVTYTSGTTGEPKGIAFDFRARNGFISAGLQMGWRSVYLACLPLSHSSGATADDSLASGGSVVLRDGFDPGDVLRCIERHGITRMLLSPPQLYLLMDHPEVDSTDLSSLTMVTYVGSPASPERLGEAVKVFGDVLIQVYATSEAGFVSMLSPAEHLDPRLRVTVGRPMPGWVRITDPEDHRDLPPGETGEVCVRSPFTMSEYVAEPELTARTVRDGWVHTGDLGFVDGDGYLHLRGRIGEVIKTNGIKIHPVTVENAFLAHPDVVQAAVFCVRDRDRIEHLHAAVVLREAGTATPDGLAEHIRATISPKHVPARIHIRPALPLTGVGKPDKARLAVEASG, encoded by the coding sequence ATGCCGTCGAACGAAACCTATGTCAGCCAGATCCTTCAGGTGATCTCCGCGGAACCGGAGAAAGTCGTCCTGTCCTGGCGCGACAGGACGCTCACCGCGGCGGAGCTGACCACCCTGGTCCGGTCGGCCGCGCAGGGGCTGCACCAGCACGCCGGCGGGATCGACGGCGGGGCGGTGGTCGCCATCCTGACCGTCACCAACACCGCCCCGACCCTGGTCCTGCGGTACGCCGCGAATCTGGCCGGGGCCACGGTGGTGCATCTGCACACCACCAACGCGGTCGACCCGGCGGACCACCTGGCCGCCGACGCCAAGCTCAAGGTGCTCCGGGAGACCGGTGCGACGTATCTGGCCGTCGACGCGGAGAATCTCGCGGCCGCCCGTGAACTGCGCGAGCGGCTGGGCACTCCGCTCACCCTCGCCGCCCTCGGCGATCTCGGCCCCGATGTCCTGGACCTGACGGCCGGGGACCCGGACGCACTGGCCCCGGACGCCGTCGAGATCGGACCCGACCGGCCCGCGGTGGTGACCTACACGAGCGGGACGACCGGTGAGCCGAAGGGCATCGCCTTCGACTTCCGGGCCCGCAACGGCTTCATCTCCGCCGGATTACAGATGGGCTGGCGGTCGGTCTACCTGGCCTGCCTCCCGCTGAGCCACTCCAGCGGCGCCACGGCCGACGACTCACTCGCGTCCGGCGGCTCGGTGGTCCTGCGGGACGGCTTCGACCCGGGTGACGTGCTGCGCTGCATCGAGCGGCACGGGATCACCCGGATGCTGCTCTCCCCTCCCCAGCTGTATCTCCTCATGGACCACCCGGAGGTCGACTCGACCGACCTCTCCAGCCTCACGATGGTCACGTACGTGGGCTCCCCCGCCTCCCCCGAACGCCTGGGCGAGGCGGTCAAGGTCTTCGGGGACGTACTGATCCAGGTGTACGCGACCAGCGAGGCGGGCTTCGTCAGCATGCTCTCGCCCGCCGAGCACCTCGATCCCCGGCTGCGGGTCACGGTCGGCCGGCCGATGCCCGGCTGGGTCCGGATCACCGACCCGGAGGACCACCGCGACCTGCCGCCCGGCGAGACCGGCGAGGTCTGCGTACGGTCGCCGTTCACGATGAGCGAGTACGTGGCCGAGCCCGAGCTCACCGCCCGGACCGTACGGGACGGCTGGGTGCACACCGGTGACCTGGGCTTCGTCGACGGTGACGGCTACCTCCACCTGCGCGGCCGGATCGGTGAGGTGATCAAGACCAATGGCATCAAGATCCATCCGGTGACCGTGGAGAACGCCTTCCTGGCCCATCCCGATGTCGTCCAGGCCGCCGTCTTCTGCGTCCGGGACCGGGACCGGATCGAGCACCTGCACGCCGCCGTGGTGCTGCGCGAGGCGGGCACGGCCACCCCCGACGGACTGGCGGAACACATCCGGGCCACCATCTCGCCCAAGCACGTTCCCGCGCGGATCCACATCCGCCCCGCTCTGCCCCTCACCGGCGTCGGCAAACCGGACAAGGCGCGGCTGGCCGTGGAAGCGAGCGGGTGA
- a CDS encoding long-chain-fatty-acid--CoA ligase, translating to MTLSVASILSESALRRPEHPAVVAGTRKITYRELWDEARRYAAALRARGIGPGDKVALLLPSTPHFPSAYFGVLALGAIAIPVHALLRADEIAYVLKDSGAAALICAAPLLAEGGRAAGTTGTPVLTVMAEEGGEEGEFARAPRLDALAARSAPIDRQVPCAPEDIAVILYTSGTTGRPKGALLTHLNVVMNVGTTMLSPFDFTADDVLLGCLPLFHTFGQICGMNTCFRAGATLVLMPRFDGPGALDLMVREGCTVFMGVPTMYTALLEAALADPRRPALDRAFSGGAALPVAVLDAFRETFGCPVLEGYGLTETSPVVAYNQKAWPLRPGTVGRPIWGVEVEIARAEVEDRIELLPVGETGEIVIRGHNVMAGYLNRPEATAEAVVDGWFRSGDLGVKDDEGYLSVVDRKKDVVLRGGYNVYPREVEDVLAHHPAIAQAAVVGLPHPVHGEEVCAVVRPHPGTAPGPALGAEIVAWSKERMAPYKYPRRVEFVDAFPLGPSGKVLKRELVARLTTGAPHEPPDGLPRPR from the coding sequence GTGACCCTCTCCGTGGCATCCATCCTCTCCGAGTCCGCGCTGCGGCGACCGGAGCACCCGGCGGTCGTGGCCGGTACGCGGAAGATCACCTACCGCGAACTGTGGGACGAGGCACGGAGGTACGCGGCGGCGCTGCGCGCGCGGGGCATCGGCCCCGGCGACAAGGTGGCGCTGCTGCTGCCCAGCACCCCGCACTTCCCGTCGGCCTACTTCGGTGTGCTCGCGCTCGGCGCGATCGCGATTCCGGTCCACGCCCTGCTCCGGGCGGACGAGATCGCGTACGTACTGAAGGACTCCGGGGCGGCGGCGCTGATCTGCGCCGCCCCGCTCCTGGCCGAGGGCGGCAGGGCGGCGGGGACGACCGGCACGCCCGTACTCACCGTCATGGCAGAAGAGGGTGGCGAGGAAGGGGAGTTCGCCCGCGCACCGAGGCTGGACGCGCTCGCGGCGCGGAGCGCCCCGATCGACCGTCAGGTGCCGTGCGCACCCGAGGACATCGCGGTGATCCTCTACACCTCCGGCACCACCGGCCGGCCCAAGGGCGCCCTGCTCACCCATCTCAACGTGGTGATGAACGTCGGCACGACCATGCTCTCGCCGTTCGACTTCACCGCGGACGACGTCCTGCTCGGCTGTCTGCCCCTGTTCCACACCTTCGGTCAGATCTGCGGCATGAACACCTGCTTCCGGGCCGGGGCGACCCTGGTGCTGATGCCCCGGTTCGACGGACCGGGCGCGCTGGACCTCATGGTGCGGGAGGGCTGCACCGTGTTCATGGGGGTCCCGACGATGTACACGGCCCTCCTCGAAGCGGCCCTCGCCGACCCGCGCAGGCCCGCGCTCGACCGCGCGTTCTCCGGCGGCGCCGCGCTGCCGGTGGCGGTCCTGGACGCGTTCCGGGAGACGTTCGGCTGCCCGGTCCTCGAAGGGTACGGGCTGACCGAGACCTCCCCGGTGGTGGCCTACAACCAGAAGGCGTGGCCGCTCAGACCGGGCACGGTGGGCCGGCCGATCTGGGGTGTCGAGGTCGAGATCGCCAGAGCCGAGGTGGAGGACAGGATCGAACTGCTGCCCGTGGGCGAGACGGGGGAGATCGTCATCCGGGGACACAACGTGATGGCCGGCTACCTCAACCGGCCGGAGGCGACCGCCGAGGCCGTCGTGGACGGCTGGTTCCGCTCGGGTGACCTGGGCGTCAAGGACGACGAGGGTTACCTCTCCGTCGTCGACCGCAAGAAGGACGTGGTCCTGCGCGGCGGCTACAACGTCTACCCGCGCGAGGTGGAGGACGTCCTGGCCCACCACCCGGCGATCGCCCAGGCGGCCGTCGTCGGACTCCCCCACCCCGTCCACGGCGAAGAGGTGTGCGCGGTGGTGAGGCCCCACCCCGGCACGGCACCGGGCCCGGCCCTGGGCGCCGAGATCGTCGCCTGGAGCAAGGAGCGGATGGCACCGTACAAGTACCCGCGCCGGGTCGAGTTCGTGGACGCCTTCCCCCTCGGCCCCAGCGGCAAGGTACTCAAACGGGAGCTGGTCGCCCGGCTGACCACGGGGGCCCCGCACGAGCCGCCGGACGGCCTGCCGCGCCCGCGCTGA
- a CDS encoding trypco2 family protein: MAGIGVAAAIEELRQELYRAQDQGAGQQFAFGIEEAELELQLELRTSGTGDGKVSFGVATVGAGGERTTVHTHRLTLKLSVRDRARGAPVPRSVTPKPGPGTRSDGPAATGAHPQWNHTAAAARRLRLPCRPPPGSHGRTHPSGGRNRCLLGGDPGQSGTPGAR, translated from the coding sequence ATGGCGGGGATCGGTGTTGCCGCAGCGATCGAGGAGCTGCGGCAGGAACTCTACCGGGCACAGGACCAGGGGGCGGGCCAGCAATTCGCCTTCGGTATCGAGGAGGCCGAACTGGAGCTGCAGTTGGAACTGCGCACCAGCGGCACGGGCGACGGCAAGGTCAGCTTCGGTGTGGCGACCGTCGGCGCGGGCGGTGAACGCACGACCGTCCACACCCACAGGCTGACGCTGAAACTCTCGGTCCGGGACCGGGCCCGCGGGGCTCCGGTCCCGAGATCAGTGACACCGAAGCCGGGTCCTGGGACGAGGAGTGACGGACCCGCGGCGACTGGTGCTCATCCGCAGTGGAACCACACAGCTGCGGCGGCACGTCGGCTCCGGCTACCTTGTCGCCCCCCGCCTGGTTCTCACGGCCGGACACACCCTTCGGGAGGCCGAAACCGGTGCCTGCTGGGAGGAGATCCGGGTCAGAGTGGGACACCCGGGGCGCGGTGA
- a CDS encoding AAA family ATPase, whose translation MTAAESAGTGRPAPFAEGGWRLFRGDGAPRRVTFPPAPPWRRLHLESPDGSQTERPRPYLIDPDDADIVNAALHLRRPLLVTGHPGTGKSSLAHAIAHELALGHVLHWPVNSRSNLQDALYYDDAIGRLREANPRRDTDGPEPDIGQYVRLGPLGNALLAQDRPRVLLIDEMDKGDIDLPNDLLTVLEEAQFEIPELSRLPEDHGTVHVRTDDPDAPAAVIRGRVRCREFPVVIITSNGEREFPPAFLRRCLRLDLPEPDEERLRDIVAAHIGHEALDDIDDCGSAWPRRSAL comes from the coding sequence ATGACCGCCGCCGAATCAGCCGGCACCGGCCGACCCGCCCCCTTCGCCGAAGGGGGCTGGCGGCTCTTCCGCGGTGACGGTGCCCCCCGCCGGGTCACTTTTCCGCCCGCTCCCCCATGGCGCCGGCTGCACCTGGAGAGTCCTGACGGCTCGCAGACCGAACGTCCCCGTCCCTACCTGATCGACCCCGACGATGCGGACATCGTCAACGCCGCCCTCCACCTGCGACGGCCACTGCTGGTCACGGGGCACCCCGGTACCGGAAAGTCCTCCCTGGCCCACGCGATAGCCCACGAACTCGCTCTCGGCCACGTCCTCCACTGGCCGGTGAACAGTCGCTCGAACCTCCAGGACGCCCTGTACTACGACGATGCGATCGGCCGGCTCCGGGAAGCGAACCCCCGCCGGGACACAGACGGCCCCGAACCCGATATCGGCCAGTACGTCCGGCTCGGCCCTCTGGGCAACGCACTGCTGGCACAGGACCGGCCCAGAGTCCTGCTCATCGACGAAATGGACAAGGGGGACATCGATCTGCCGAACGACCTCCTCACCGTGCTGGAGGAGGCCCAGTTCGAGATTCCGGAACTCAGCCGCCTCCCCGAGGACCACGGCACGGTCCATGTCCGGACGGACGACCCGGACGCGCCGGCCGCGGTGATCCGCGGCCGTGTCCGTTGCCGGGAGTTCCCTGTCGTGATCATCACCAGCAACGGCGAACGCGAGTTCCCGCCTGCCTTCCTCCGGCGGTGCCTCCGCCTCGACCTGCCCGAACCCGACGAGGAGCGGCTGCGGGACATCGTCGCCGCGCACATCGGCCACGAGGCGCTCGACGACATCGACGACTGTGGAAGCGCATGGCCTCGGAGGTCCGCTCTCTGA
- a CDS encoding SAV_2336 N-terminal domain-related protein, with protein sequence MEHAGAFRDVRVIGLNTRGSAAPLLTNHPYLRQGPYLPPAALCDPTGGTLALVISDGVGEAWRDGRMSEAAALWARQQPTAILQTLPTRLWANSGIPVRPWHVTSARRGGPTTAWRVNDPRLPADLVSFDAVPIPVLEPTPAAVGDWARLIASPSATAVLSLWDTRRSATETRRVGNRHGADAEAVMRFRGAASPEAYRLAAHFAAVAPVTPPVMRMIQEALGPPTDAGHLVEVFLGGLMHNTAPVTPGRRPQPDAFDFSDSTRRILLGALPARELLRSTRLIADRLASSARHTPSFTSWVTHPGGEAAADIPERSFARLEERLLKRLGIASPVGASPDSHPTPAPRAGGRQQPPVARRAVTGRATPSSAVHKKVKILMVDDQPENLLAQEAILSPLEHTVVRASSGQEALSAPPSSCAGR encoded by the coding sequence ATGGAACACGCCGGAGCCTTCCGCGACGTCCGTGTGATCGGACTGAACACCCGCGGCTCCGCTGCTCCCTTGCTCACCAACCATCCGTACCTGCGGCAAGGCCCCTACCTTCCGCCTGCCGCGCTCTGCGACCCCACTGGCGGCACCCTGGCCCTCGTGATCAGCGATGGCGTGGGCGAGGCGTGGCGGGACGGCCGTATGAGCGAGGCGGCGGCCCTGTGGGCCCGGCAGCAGCCCACCGCGATTCTTCAGACGCTGCCCACCCGGCTCTGGGCGAACTCGGGCATCCCGGTCCGGCCATGGCACGTCACCAGTGCCCGCAGGGGAGGTCCCACCACAGCCTGGCGCGTCAACGATCCGAGGCTGCCGGCAGATCTGGTCAGCTTCGATGCCGTCCCCATCCCGGTACTCGAACCCACACCGGCCGCCGTCGGCGACTGGGCCCGGCTCATCGCCTCTCCCAGCGCGACGGCGGTGCTCTCGCTGTGGGACACCCGGCGGTCCGCAACCGAGACACGGCGCGTCGGGAATCGGCACGGCGCGGACGCCGAAGCCGTCATGCGCTTCCGCGGTGCCGCAAGCCCCGAGGCGTATCGTCTCGCCGCCCACTTCGCGGCCGTAGCACCTGTCACCCCGCCCGTCATGCGCATGATCCAGGAGGCACTGGGCCCTCCGACGGACGCCGGACACCTCGTGGAGGTGTTTCTCGGCGGCCTCATGCACAACACCGCCCCGGTCACCCCCGGCCGACGGCCTCAGCCGGATGCCTTCGACTTCTCCGACAGCACTCGGCGCATCCTCCTCGGCGCGCTTCCGGCCCGCGAGTTGCTGCGTTCCACGCGGCTGATCGCCGACCGCCTGGCGTCGTCCGCCCGGCACACGCCGAGCTTCACCTCGTGGGTGACCCACCCAGGGGGTGAAGCGGCCGCCGACATCCCGGAACGGTCTTTCGCCCGACTGGAGGAGCGGCTGCTCAAGCGCCTCGGCATCGCCTCGCCCGTCGGCGCCTCACCCGACAGCCATCCGACCCCGGCTCCCCGGGCAGGAGGCCGGCAGCAGCCACCGGTGGCCCGGCGCGCGGTCACCGGACGCGCCACACCGTCCTCGGCGGTGCACAAGAAGGTGAAGATCCTTATGGTCGACGACCAGCCGGAGAATTTGCTGGCCCAGGAGGCCATCCTGTCCCCTCTTGAGCACACGGTCGTACGCGCCTCGTCAGGGCAAGAAGCACTCAGTGCGCCTCCTTCATCCTGTGCTGGCAGGTGA
- a CDS encoding transposase family protein, whose protein sequence is MVVHPAALDLPHALVEWVTMLIVTREGDRRCKLRPSQRTMVALVYLREHTTLAKIAAGFGMSESTAHAYTSAVVDLLAARAPGLLKTLREHDPDFVLLDGTLAECDRVGDGRTDYSHKHRRHGVNVQVVTDPGGRLLWLSPALPGRTHDLTAARTHRIIRICERQGVPILADLAYQGAGPWLTTGIKRRPLQELTPTEKTLNQALAAARAPVERGVARLKSWRNFRRARCSPNRMT, encoded by the coding sequence TTGGTCGTCCATCCTGCCGCACTCGACCTGCCGCACGCACTCGTGGAGTGGGTCACGATGCTGATCGTCACCCGTGAGGGCGACCGGCGCTGCAAGCTCCGTCCGTCCCAGCGGACGATGGTGGCACTGGTGTACCTGCGCGAACACACCACTCTCGCGAAGATCGCCGCCGGGTTCGGGATGAGCGAGTCCACCGCCCACGCCTACACCAGCGCGGTCGTCGACCTGCTCGCCGCACGTGCACCGGGCCTGCTGAAGACGCTGCGCGAGCACGATCCCGACTTCGTCCTGCTCGACGGCACCCTCGCCGAGTGCGACCGGGTCGGCGACGGCCGGACCGACTACTCCCACAAACACCGGCGCCATGGTGTGAACGTGCAGGTCGTCACCGACCCCGGCGGCCGGCTGCTGTGGCTCTCGCCCGCCCTGCCGGGCCGCACCCACGACCTGACCGCCGCCCGCACCCACCGGATCATCCGGATCTGCGAGCGCCAGGGCGTTCCCATCCTTGCCGATCTCGCCTACCAGGGCGCCGGCCCGTGGCTGACCACCGGCATCAAACGCAGGCCCCTGCAGGAACTCACCCCCACCGAAAAGACCCTCAATCAAGCACTGGCCGCAGCGCGAGCACCCGTCGAACGCGGCGTCGCAAGGCTGAAGTCCTGGCGGAACTTCCGCAGGGCCCGATGCAGCCCCAACCGCATGACGTAA
- a CDS encoding AbfB domain-containing protein, whose protein sequence is MHKSSASSARLHRTVTRGVAATTTLIAVLTVSAPGAVAADNASGAAPGASVRAAGIGTTDIQRVNAAAVVRLDPTSDVLLLSDYDFIHALWQKARDAGELLDSVRVAAEEAMFSSAAADHVRYITTGIHDAYRLDQQRERDKAEAERAARLARTQALQVVGIPSTPELLALNDDNFIRAVIKHTAAGPEVRAAGTRALSGGPDEWREYIVNGVRDAHRIDVANELKELEEKDRQEAERLRELAARKSTAALFRITPSEGMLILSSDNYIRELLRLAPADLRGSELYAAGQRAVLSAKAEDWKQYIHTGAEVAYKLDDENRRKKAAEANRKLALQIQAGAANGGVHPGLVAAAKRALAGTDEQIAEFLKEDTQYRLKRQSIQSTDPSATGMIVRQSTVDKGEAFITPVDSRSPLADRQDATWTIVPSLAAQPGCWSFESVRKPGYYLTTTLGVLRVKAAPDDRTSSFRQAATWCNRKNGSSIGFVWGVGPDERWLVHLSGALYGFRASPGADVVAKSGAWKIAAPLAP, encoded by the coding sequence ATGCACAAGAGCTCTGCCTCGTCCGCGCGGTTGCACAGGACCGTCACCCGTGGCGTCGCCGCCACCACCACACTCATCGCGGTGCTGACCGTCTCCGCTCCGGGCGCGGTCGCCGCCGACAACGCCTCGGGCGCCGCGCCGGGTGCGTCGGTGCGGGCAGCGGGGATCGGCACGACCGACATTCAGCGGGTGAACGCGGCCGCTGTGGTGCGGCTCGACCCGACATCGGACGTACTGCTGCTCAGCGACTACGACTTCATCCACGCGCTGTGGCAGAAGGCCAGGGACGCCGGTGAGCTGCTGGACTCCGTGCGGGTCGCCGCCGAGGAAGCCATGTTCAGTTCGGCGGCCGCCGATCACGTCCGGTACATCACCACCGGCATCCACGACGCCTACCGGCTGGACCAGCAGCGAGAGCGGGACAAGGCCGAGGCCGAGCGTGCCGCGCGGCTCGCCAGGACGCAGGCCCTTCAGGTGGTGGGCATCCCGAGCACCCCCGAGCTGCTGGCCCTGAACGACGACAACTTCATCCGCGCCGTGATCAAGCACACCGCCGCAGGGCCCGAGGTACGGGCGGCGGGCACCCGAGCACTCTCCGGCGGGCCGGACGAGTGGCGCGAATACATCGTCAACGGGGTGCGCGACGCGCACAGGATCGATGTGGCCAACGAGCTCAAGGAGCTGGAGGAGAAGGACCGTCAGGAGGCCGAGCGACTGCGCGAGCTGGCGGCCCGCAAGAGCACGGCTGCACTGTTCCGCATCACCCCCTCCGAGGGAATGCTCATCCTCAGCAGCGACAACTACATCCGCGAACTGCTCCGGCTGGCCCCCGCCGACCTGCGCGGTTCTGAGCTGTACGCGGCCGGGCAGCGGGCCGTCCTGAGCGCCAAGGCGGAGGACTGGAAGCAGTACATCCACACCGGTGCCGAGGTCGCGTACAAACTGGACGACGAGAACCGCCGTAAGAAGGCCGCCGAAGCCAACCGCAAACTAGCCCTGCAGATCCAGGCGGGCGCCGCGAACGGCGGGGTACACCCCGGCCTCGTGGCAGCCGCGAAGAGGGCCCTGGCAGGGACCGACGAGCAGATTGCAGAGTTCCTCAAAGAGGACACCCAGTATCGGTTGAAGCGCCAGTCGATCCAGTCCACCGATCCGTCGGCCACCGGCATGATCGTCCGCCAGTCCACCGTGGACAAGGGCGAGGCGTTCATCACCCCCGTCGACAGCAGGAGCCCGCTGGCTGACCGGCAGGACGCCACCTGGACCATCGTGCCCTCCCTCGCGGCACAGCCGGGCTGCTGGTCCTTCGAGTCGGTCCGTAAGCCCGGCTACTACCTCACGACCACCCTCGGTGTGCTGCGAGTCAAGGCGGCGCCCGACGACCGCACCAGCAGCTTCCGGCAGGCCGCCACCTGGTGCAACCGCAAGAACGGCTCGTCCATCGGCTTCGTGTGGGGCGTCGGCCCCGACGAGCGCTGGCTGGTCCACCTGTCGGGAGCGCTCTACGGGTTCAGGGCGAGCCCCGGCGCCGACGTCGTCGCCAAGTCCGGCGCCTGGAAGATCGCCGCGCCGCTCGCCCCCTGA
- a CDS encoding RICIN domain-containing protein codes for MTRIARVALAAAAGLAAITSSVSSAHAEPNTSYVRFQVEHSSKCLTMSGGSLANGVLAVQSTCASGLDNQLFALKPTGKGLFQIQAKHSGRCLATVPANGWKVQQEWCSEATTQSWRVMLVAVATDRYELRPADQLEYCLTVPDHSTADGAMPFIGQCGALSPQRWRMTPATT; via the coding sequence ATGACCCGGATTGCCCGAGTCGCCCTGGCCGCCGCCGCCGGCCTCGCCGCCATCACCAGCAGCGTGAGCTCCGCCCACGCTGAGCCGAACACCTCGTACGTCCGCTTCCAGGTCGAGCACAGCAGCAAGTGCCTCACCATGTCGGGCGGCAGTCTCGCCAATGGCGTACTCGCCGTGCAGTCGACCTGCGCCAGTGGCCTCGACAACCAGCTGTTCGCCCTCAAGCCTACCGGGAAGGGCTTGTTCCAGATACAGGCGAAGCACAGCGGGAGATGCCTGGCCACCGTGCCCGCCAACGGCTGGAAGGTCCAGCAGGAGTGGTGCTCCGAAGCCACCACCCAGAGCTGGCGCGTGATGCTGGTCGCTGTCGCCACGGACCGCTACGAGCTGCGCCCCGCCGACCAGCTCGAATACTGCCTGACGGTGCCCGACCACAGCACCGCGGATGGCGCCATGCCGTTCATCGGGCAGTGCGGTGCCCTGTCCCCGCAGCGCTGGCGCATGACGCCCGCCACCACCTGA
- a CDS encoding RICIN domain-containing protein encodes MARTLRAALAVGATLAALVGGAGTAHAADKTRIQLETVGGVFCLGAGPQSLTYLDECGASWMFPAEWWIVPTAGSSFELRWIVDDDCLEVAGGGTQTGAQIRRGTCTGSKQTRWQLDLVDPVRKLYQVRPTHTANRCLDIPNGEVVKAKPLQSWSCNQSDAQLWRVKPIKESAA; translated from the coding sequence ATGGCACGGACCCTTCGAGCCGCGCTGGCCGTCGGCGCCACGCTCGCCGCCCTCGTCGGCGGCGCGGGAACCGCGCACGCGGCAGACAAGACGCGCATCCAGCTGGAGACGGTGGGCGGCGTCTTCTGCCTGGGCGCGGGCCCTCAGAGCTTGACCTACCTCGATGAGTGCGGGGCCAGCTGGATGTTCCCCGCGGAGTGGTGGATCGTGCCCACCGCCGGGTCCTCTTTCGAGCTGCGCTGGATCGTCGACGACGACTGCCTCGAAGTGGCGGGCGGGGGCACTCAGACGGGCGCGCAGATCCGCCGCGGCACCTGCACGGGCAGCAAGCAGACCCGCTGGCAGCTCGACCTCGTCGACCCGGTCCGCAAGTTGTACCAGGTGCGCCCCACCCACACGGCCAACCGCTGCCTGGACATCCCCAACGGTGAGGTCGTCAAGGCCAAGCCGCTGCAGAGCTGGTCGTGCAACCAGAGCGACGCCCAGCTGTGGCGCGTCAAGCCGATCAAGGAGTCGGCGGCATGA